A window of the Lolium perenne isolate Kyuss_39 chromosome 7, Kyuss_2.0, whole genome shotgun sequence genome harbors these coding sequences:
- the LOC127324031 gene encoding polycomb group protein FIE1, whose product MARLGPGQGLGCEAAEGSLTPSKSREYKLCSKHAEGKRPLYAIGFNFIDARYYDVFATVGGNRVTTYRALPDGNLAILQSYIDEDNLQSFYTLSWASDLDGSPLLVAAGSNGIIRVINCATEKPFKSFVGHGDSVNEIRTQPLKPSLFISASKDESVRLWNVHTGICILIFAGGGGHRNEVLSVDFHPSDIYKIASCGMDNTVKIWSMKEFWPYVEKSFTWTDLPSKFPTKYVQFPLMTAVVHSNYVDCTRWLGDFVLSKSVDNEIILWEPKTKDQCPGEGSIDILQKYPVPDCDIWFIKFSCDFHFNQLAIGNRDGKIYVWEVQASPPVLINKLSSHQCKSPIRQTAVSFDGSTILACCEDGVIYRWDEVDHPKAKN is encoded by the exons ATGGCGAGGCTGGGCCCAGGGCAGGGGCTAGGGTGCGAGGCGGCGGAGGGGTCGCTCACCCCCAGCAAGAGCCGGGAGTACAAGCTCTGCAGCAAGCACGCCGAGGGCAAGCGCCCGCTCTACGCCAtcggcttcaacttcatcgacgccCGCTACTACGACGTCTTCGCAACTGTCGGCGGCAACCGC GTGACAACTTACCGTGCTCTCCCGGACGGTAACCTGGCTATTCTGCAATCCTACATTGATGAGGAT AATCTTCAGTCATTCTACACTCTCAGCTGGGCTAGCGACCTTGACGGTTCACCACTATTAGTGGCAGCaggaagcaatgggatcattcgaGTCATCAACTGTGCCACCGAGAAGCCGTTTAAG AGTTTTGTTGGCCATGGTGATTCAGTAAATGAGATAAGAACTCAACCATTGAAGCCTTCACTCTTCATTTCTGCGAGCAAG GATGAGTCTGTTAGGCTATGGAATGTCCATACAGGGATCTGCATTTTGATTTTTGCtggaggaggaggtcaccggaaTGAAGTATTGAGTGTT GACTTCCACCCTTCTGATATATACAAAATTGCCAGCTGTGGCATGGACAACACTGTTAAAATCTGGTCAATGAAAG AGTTTTGGCCATATGTTGAGAAATCCTTTACATGGACTGACCTTCCATCAAAATTTCCAACAAAATATGTCCAGTTTCCG CTCATGACTGCTGTGGTGCATTCGAACTACGTTGATTGTACTAGGTGGCTTGGTGACTTCGTCCTGTCAAAG AGCGTTGACAATGAAATTATTCTCTGGGAGCCAAAAACAAAAGACCAATGTCCAGGCGAG GGTAGCATCGATATTCTTCAGAAGTACCCAGTGCCAGACTGCGACATTTGGTTCATCAAATTCTCATGTGACTTTCACTTCAATCAATTAGCAATAG GCAACCGTGATGGCAAAATCTATGTCTGGGAAGTACAGGCGAGCCCCCCTGTTCTAATTAACAA GCTGAGCAGTCACCAGTGCAAATCGCCAATAAGGCAGACTGCAGTGTCGTTTGATGGAAG CACGATCCTTGCCTGCTGCGAGGACGGCGTCATATACCGCTGGGATGAAGTGGATCACCCAAAAGCGAAGAACTGA
- the LOC127324032 gene encoding uncharacterized protein: MAPPSSPQGFRLAPLRALLLALPALSLLLLLTLHLPARHRPTPPPPAALPITPLRATTTTAAAQRVKKADPSSSSTPSPTTLSHVVFGIASTGRTLPKRLPLLRAWLRPPARAFLYLDALPRATATLPPNLHLRVSSDASRFPYTHRRGLPSAVRVARIAKELLLELHRQKQQHEHLRPRWLVLGDDDTVFVLPNLLGTLAKYDWREPWYLGARSESATQNALHAFAMAFGGGGIAISWPLADRLARVLDSCIVRYPHLYGSDGRIYACLAELGVELTHEPGFHQIDLRGDISGLLRAHPLTPLVSLHHLDHVYPLYPGMDRSKAAEHFFRAANADPARILQQTVCYDRSRSLTASVAWGYSVQVFKGNVPLLDLLAVQKTFVPWRRARNVTVTDAFMFNTKHYPRDECKRAALFFLKSISSGEGKTKSNYSRQLPRKCLPNLIPLGNLQQIQVTSELLHLVPGKALRRHCCDIIPSSSETAMDINIRKCKDGELIAMHS, encoded by the exons ATGGCGCCGCCGTCGTCACCACAAGGGTTTCGCCTCGCGCCGCTCCGCGCGCTCCTGCTCGCCCTGCCGGCCCtgtcgctcctcctcctcctcacgctCCACCTCCCGGcgcgccaccgcccgacccctCCTCCTCCCGCAGCCCTCCCCATAACGCCCCTCcgggccaccaccaccaccgccgccgcccagcGCGTGAAGAAGGCCGAcccctcctcgtcgtcgacgccCTCGCCGACGACGCTGTCGCACGTGGTGTTCGGGATCGCCTCCACCGGCCGCACGCTGCCAAAGCGCCTCCCGCTCCTCCGCGCCTGGCTCCGCCCGCCCGCGCGCGCCTTCCTCTACCTCGACGCGCTCCCTCGCGCCACCGCCACCCTCCCGCCGAACCTCCACCTCCGCGTCTCCAGCGACGCCTCCCGCTTCCCCTACACCCACCGCCGGGGCCTCCCCTCCGCGGTCCGCGTCGCGCGCATCGCCAAGGAGCTCCTCCTCGAGCTCCACCGCCAGAAGCAGCAGCACGAGCACCTTCGTCCTCGGTGGCTCGTGCTCGGCGACGACGACACCGTCTTCGTCCTCCCCAACCTCCTCGGCACCCTCGCCAAGTACGACTGGCGCGAGCCGTGGTACCTCGGCGCGCGCTCCGAGTCCGCCACGCAGAACGCCCTGCACGCCTTCGCCATGgccttcggcggcggcggcatcgccATCAGCTGGCCCCTCGCCGACCGCCTCGCACGCGTCCTCGACTCATGCATCGTCAGGTACCCGCACCTCTACGGCAGCGACGGCAGGATCTACGCGTGCCTCGCCGAGCTCGGCGTCGAGCTCACCCACGAGCCAGGCTTCCACCAG ATCGATCTTCGTGGGGATATATCTGGACTTCTAAGAGCACATCCACTTACTCCTCTAGTGTCACTTCACCACCTTGATCATGTCTATCCTCTGTACCCTGGCATGGATCGTTCAAAGGCGGCCGAGCATTTCTTCAGAGCCGCTAATGCCGATCCGGCGAGGATCCTTCAGCAAACAGTGTGCTATGACCGTTCAAGATCACTTACTGCTTCAGTAGCATGGGGCTACTCGGTTCAGGTTTTCAAAGGCAACGTACCGCTTCTTGACCTCCTTGCTGTGCAGAAAACCTTTGTGCCGTGGAGAAGGGCTCGCAATGTTACAGTTACAGATGCTTTTATGTTCAACACCAAGCATTATCCAAGGGACGAGTGCAAAAGAGCTGCTCTCTTCTTCCTAAAAAGTATTTCTTCGGGCGAAGGCAAGACGAAAAGCAATTACAGTAGGCAGCTCCCTAGAAAATGCTTACCAAACTTGATTCCATTGGGGAATCTGCAGCAAATACAGGTGACATCAGAGCTACTGCATCTGGTTCCCGGGAAG GCTTTAAGACGACACTGCTGTGACATCATACCTTCTTCATCTGAAACTGCCATGGACATTAACATCAGGAAATGCAAAGATGGTGAATTGATCGCGATGCATTCGTAG